A part of Chloroflexota bacterium genomic DNA contains:
- the mltG gene encoding endolytic transglycosylase MltG, whose amino-acid sequence MAKKQRRSLFLLIVVLILLIGCVGLVTGYLYVSQQVTAHYGPASPLLSLTQRVIYPLELFSNRVKMMSPTNPTLPEQSFSVGQGESVSMVCIRLEDEGFIPDAELFRIYLVYSGLDRQLQSGEYLLSGQMSPMDIAADMLDATPRDATVSILAGWRIEEVAASVAGSGLNIEAEEIINLAYNPLPEFFAYLPVDSAPTLEGFLFPGVYTIPREANAITVIETFLANFSANVSQEMLDGFVRQGLTVQEAVTLASIIEKEVVVDDEKPLIASVFYNRLNDGMRLESDPTVQYALGYQNDLGTWWKSPLSGADLGVESPYNTYQIPALPPTPMDNPDLLSLQAVAFPAETPYYFFRAACDGSGRHNFAITYEGHLNNGCE is encoded by the coding sequence ATGGCTAAAAAGCAGCGCCGTTCATTATTCCTTTTGATTGTTGTTTTGATCCTTTTGATCGGTTGTGTCGGGCTGGTCACAGGTTATCTGTATGTCTCACAGCAAGTTACAGCCCATTATGGCCCGGCATCACCTCTGCTATCGCTCACCCAGCGGGTGATTTACCCATTGGAGCTTTTCTCTAACCGAGTGAAAATGATGTCACCCACAAACCCGACCCTGCCGGAGCAGTCCTTTAGCGTGGGGCAGGGCGAATCGGTGTCGATGGTCTGCATTCGATTGGAGGATGAAGGTTTCATTCCGGATGCGGAATTGTTCCGGATTTACCTGGTCTACAGCGGCTTGGATCGTCAATTGCAGTCCGGGGAATACCTGTTGAGCGGTCAGATGTCGCCGATGGACATCGCGGCGGATATGCTGGATGCGACACCCAGGGATGCGACTGTGAGCATTCTAGCTGGGTGGCGGATTGAAGAAGTTGCTGCCAGTGTGGCGGGCAGCGGGTTGAATATTGAAGCCGAGGAGATCATTAATCTGGCTTATAACCCTCTGCCGGAATTCTTTGCCTATCTGCCGGTGGACAGCGCGCCGACTTTGGAGGGGTTCCTATTCCCAGGTGTGTATACCATCCCGCGTGAGGCAAATGCCATCACCGTGATTGAGACCTTCCTGGCAAACTTCTCAGCGAATGTCAGTCAGGAGATGTTGGACGGATTTGTGAGGCAGGGATTGACTGTGCAGGAGGCGGTGACTCTGGCTTCGATTATTGAGAAGGAGGTCGTCGTGGATGACGAAAAGCCACTGATTGCATCAGTCTTTTATAATCGGCTGAATGACGGCATGCGGTTGGAATCAGATCCCACAGTGCAGTATGCGCTGGGGTATCAGAATGATCTTGGGACATGGTGGAAATCCCCGCTGAGTGGTGCTGATCTGGGCGTGGAATCGCCCTATAACACCTACCAAATTCCTGCCCTGCCACCCACACCGATGGATAATCCGGATTTATTGTCTCTGCAGGCAGTCGCTTTTCCGGCTGAGACTCCATACTACTTCTTCCGGGCGGCTTGTGATGGTTCCGGACGGCATAATTTCGCGATTACTTATGAAGGACATCTAAATAATGGCTGTGAGTAA
- a CDS encoding ROK family protein, whose protein sequence is MAVLGIDIGGSGIKAAPIDVETGEFLKDRIRIPTPEPGTPDQVIEVIKHIVSEFNWQGKIGVGFPGVVRRGVVITAANVAQEWTGTDLRELIETHTGCQAIILNDADAAGLAEMRFGSGKHFEDRYVIFLTIGTGIGSAFFMNRELWPNTELGHLQIRGRDAEHRAGDGVRKEKDLSWKQWGKRLKEVLQTYDFLFSPDAIILGGGVSRQFEQYGKYLKGIRAEVLPAELENQAGIIGAAMAAEEGIALD, encoded by the coding sequence ATGGCTGTCTTAGGTATTGATATTGGTGGATCGGGGATCAAAGCCGCACCTATTGATGTGGAAACGGGCGAATTCCTGAAAGACCGGATTCGTATCCCAACCCCTGAACCGGGTACGCCTGACCAAGTCATTGAGGTGATCAAGCATATCGTCAGCGAATTTAACTGGCAGGGCAAAATTGGCGTTGGCTTCCCCGGCGTGGTCCGGCGAGGCGTGGTTATCACTGCGGCGAATGTCGCCCAGGAATGGACGGGCACGGACCTGCGTGAATTGATTGAGACCCACACCGGCTGCCAGGCTATTATCTTGAATGATGCCGACGCTGCCGGCCTAGCAGAAATGCGGTTTGGCAGTGGGAAACACTTTGAGGATCGGTATGTCATCTTCCTGACAATTGGGACCGGGATTGGCTCCGCATTCTTTATGAATCGTGAGCTCTGGCCAAATACGGAATTGGGTCATCTTCAGATCCGGGGTAGGGATGCTGAGCACCGGGCAGGGGATGGTGTGCGCAAGGAAAAGGACCTTTCCTGGAAGCAATGGGGGAAGCGGCTGAAGGAAGTCCTCCAGACGTATGACTTCTTATTCAGCCCGGATGCGATCATCCTGGGTGGGGGTGTCAGTCGGCAATTTGAGCAATATGGTAAATACCTGAAGGGCATTCGCGCCGAAGTGCTGCCCGCTGAGCTGGAGAACCAGGCGGGGATCATTGGCGCAGCAATGGCTGCTGAGGAAGGTATCGCTCTGGACTAA
- a CDS encoding glycogen synthase yields MTLNVLFLAAEAEPFIKVGGLGDVAGALPEAIHHATRSGSDLPEVDIRLVIPYHYAIKERDFDTHLIGEFDVPKVDGSEKCQVYRYDKGVIPIYLLDGDPIDDKSPVYSIDPILDGYKFVFFSLAALELPHFLNWRVDILQANDWHTATSVYALTKKRFRKGPLKDTRTIHTLHNMPFMGFGVQQALTDYGLPPIDDPILPEWARHAPLPMGLYSADRIIAVSPHYAEEILTPEFGCGLDDFLKTRKDVISGILNGLDAERWDPQTDPNLSQNYDQESLGLRKKNKETLQKQFNLEINPETPLLTIVSRMDPQKGIDIALRGLQHCKNEDWQAIILGTGIPYVEEMALQLEVDYPDRVRSIIKFDGKLAHQLYAGADIFMMPSRYEPCGLSQLISMRYGCVPIARATGGLADTIHYSPRKPQESTGILFTKPYPSAFATALKRTFRLYQKPDIWSQIQANGMRADFSWEYSARKYVAAYEELLGASK; encoded by the coding sequence ATGACCCTCAACGTTCTTTTCCTCGCCGCAGAAGCCGAACCCTTCATCAAGGTTGGCGGGCTTGGCGATGTTGCCGGCGCGCTCCCGGAAGCCATCCATCATGCAACCCGATCAGGTTCGGACCTGCCAGAGGTGGATATTCGGCTGGTGATCCCCTACCACTATGCCATCAAAGAGCGAGATTTCGATACACACTTGATCGGTGAATTCGATGTACCAAAAGTCGATGGCAGCGAAAAATGCCAGGTCTATCGTTATGACAAAGGCGTTATTCCTATTTATCTTTTGGATGGCGACCCCATTGACGATAAATCCCCGGTTTATTCCATTGATCCGATTTTAGATGGATATAAATTCGTCTTCTTCTCATTGGCTGCGCTGGAGCTTCCCCATTTCCTCAACTGGCGGGTGGATATCCTCCAAGCCAATGACTGGCACACCGCTACATCCGTTTATGCCCTGACCAAAAAACGCTTTCGCAAGGGGCCTTTGAAGGACACCCGAACAATTCACACGCTTCACAACATGCCCTTCATGGGTTTTGGTGTCCAGCAGGCACTCACGGATTACGGCCTGCCGCCGATTGACGATCCCATTCTGCCCGAATGGGCCAGGCACGCCCCGCTTCCGATGGGATTGTATTCCGCCGACCGGATCATCGCTGTTTCCCCCCATTATGCCGAAGAGATTTTGACACCGGAATTTGGCTGCGGACTGGACGATTTCCTCAAGACACGCAAGGACGTGATCAGTGGGATCCTTAATGGTCTGGATGCTGAACGGTGGGACCCACAAACCGATCCCAACTTGAGCCAGAATTACGATCAGGAGAGCCTAGGCCTCCGTAAGAAGAACAAAGAAACGCTGCAAAAGCAATTTAATCTGGAAATCAACCCCGAAACACCCCTGTTGACCATCGTCAGCCGAATGGACCCACAAAAAGGCATCGATATCGCCCTGCGAGGACTCCAACATTGTAAGAATGAGGATTGGCAGGCAATCATTTTAGGCACGGGCATCCCCTATGTCGAGGAGATGGCCCTCCAATTGGAAGTTGATTACCCCGATCGGGTTCGCAGCATCATTAAATTTGATGGAAAATTAGCCCACCAGCTTTATGCCGGGGCAGATATCTTCATGATGCCCTCACGCTACGAGCCTTGCGGCCTCTCACAACTCATATCCATGCGCTATGGCTGTGTTCCAATCGCCCGGGCCACCGGCGGTTTGGCTGACACCATCCATTATTCACCACGAAAACCTCAGGAATCCACCGGTATTCTCTTCACCAAGCCCTATCCCTCTGCCTTCGCAACTGCCCTCAAGCGGACCTTCCGGCTCTACCAAAAACCGGATATCTGGTCACAAATTCAGGCCAATGGCATGCGGGCTGATTTTTCCTGGGAATACTCTGCTCGCAAATATGTCGCCGCTTATGAAGAATTATTAGGTGCTTCAAAGTAA
- a CDS encoding YraN family protein, with amino-acid sequence MAEKQTYQQQVGRQGEDIAVDYLQERGYHILDRNYHSRFGEVDLVAEIDGVIVFVEVKARTNNRFGLPEESVTPEKLEKIYDTALFWLQEHTEVPDDWRVDVIAIQMNKAHHPQDIQHFINIDL; translated from the coding sequence ATGGCAGAGAAACAGACTTACCAGCAGCAAGTGGGCCGACAGGGCGAAGATATCGCCGTAGATTACCTGCAAGAGCGAGGGTATCATATCCTGGATCGGAATTATCATTCCCGGTTTGGCGAGGTGGACCTGGTGGCTGAAATTGACGGAGTCATTGTCTTTGTGGAGGTCAAAGCCAGGACCAATAACCGCTTTGGGTTGCCAGAGGAAAGCGTGACACCGGAAAAGCTGGAAAAGATTTATGACACGGCTCTTTTTTGGCTTCAGGAACACACTGAGGTGCCGGATGACTGGCGGGTGGATGTGATCGCCATTCAGATGAATAAGGCCCATCATCCTCAAGATATTCAACACTTTATCAATATCGATTTATGA
- a CDS encoding competence/damage-inducible protein A has translation MPTLEIITIGTELLLGEIQDTNSTYIARTLRDHGIDIYRITTIGDNAGRISLAIKEALTRAEIIITTGGLGPTVDDPTREAVAMATDRELEYREDLWEVIQERFKLYGRKPTENNRRQAYIPKGSLPIENPVGTAPCYVVDMGEACVISLPGVPSEMKTILHESIIPFLHQKFELKTRIIKATVLHAASLGESAIDELIGDLEEYANPTVGLLAHPGQVDVRVTAKASSEEEAAALSQPVVQELLDRLGNNIYGRDQETLQGVINALLNEKDLSLGVVEYGLDGTLIEQLQSEHPKKFKSFILDDQPEDIDLFENQVAEYAKQLDVNACLGAALIVDTHVTLYIVYIQGEDHDNTTRHYGGPKDHAPLWSRNTSLDYLRRKIQLAQK, from the coding sequence ATGCCTACATTAGAGATCATTACAATTGGTACAGAATTATTATTAGGTGAAATTCAGGACACAAACTCAACATATATCGCCCGGACCCTTCGGGATCATGGAATTGATATCTACAGGATCACCACTATCGGTGACAATGCCGGAAGGATCTCCTTAGCGATTAAAGAGGCCCTCACCAGGGCGGAGATCATCATCACCACCGGCGGCCTGGGACCCACAGTTGACGACCCCACTCGCGAGGCTGTCGCAATGGCAACCGATCGGGAACTGGAATATCGCGAAGATTTGTGGGAAGTGATTCAGGAACGTTTCAAGCTTTATGGCCGGAAACCAACTGAAAATAACCGCCGACAGGCCTACATTCCCAAAGGGTCACTCCCCATCGAGAATCCGGTCGGCACCGCGCCGTGCTATGTCGTGGATATGGGCGAAGCCTGTGTGATTTCCCTGCCGGGTGTACCCAGTGAGATGAAAACCATCCTGCACGAATCAATTATTCCATTCCTGCATCAGAAATTTGAATTGAAGACCCGGATCATCAAAGCAACTGTTCTGCATGCTGCCTCATTAGGTGAATCAGCAATTGATGAACTGATCGGTGACCTGGAAGAATATGCCAACCCCACAGTAGGGCTGTTAGCCCACCCCGGGCAGGTTGATGTCCGCGTGACTGCTAAAGCCTCCTCGGAAGAAGAAGCAGCTGCCCTCTCCCAGCCTGTGGTTCAGGAACTCCTCGATCGCTTGGGTAATAACATTTACGGCCGTGATCAGGAAACCCTGCAAGGCGTGATCAATGCCCTCTTGAACGAAAAAGACCTCAGCCTGGGCGTTGTCGAATATGGGCTGGACGGCACTCTGATTGAGCAGCTCCAATCCGAACATCCCAAGAAGTTTAAGAGCTTCATCCTCGATGACCAACCCGAGGATATTGACCTCTTTGAGAACCAGGTTGCAGAATATGCCAAGCAGCTTGATGTGAATGCCTGCCTGGGTGCAGCGCTGATTGTGGATACCCATGTCACGCTCTATATCGTTTACATCCAAGGCGAAGACCATGACAACACGACTCGCCATTATGGAGGCCCGAAGGATCATGCGCCACTTTGGTCCAGAAATACCAGCCTGGATTACCTCAGGCGCAAAATCCAACTTGCTCAAAAATAA
- the ruvX gene encoding Holliday junction resolvase RuvX — MKVLAVDPGEKRIGLAISDPTGTISRPLTVLTHEARAKDAQKIAEIAAEEAVGTIVIGQPLDANGEVGPQARKSIRLAEAIREFTKIPIHLWDESGTTQAAIGSRVALGTSRKKRKGHLDDLAASILLQDFLIQNEDWVRGEEDHHG; from the coding sequence ATGAAAGTGTTGGCGGTTGATCCGGGCGAAAAACGGATCGGTCTGGCCATCAGTGACCCCACCGGGACGATTTCGCGCCCTTTAACGGTACTCACGCATGAGGCCAGGGCGAAGGATGCTCAAAAGATCGCTGAGATCGCTGCGGAAGAGGCTGTCGGGACGATTGTGATTGGGCAGCCACTGGATGCAAATGGCGAGGTTGGCCCCCAGGCACGCAAATCCATTCGTCTTGCAGAGGCCATCAGGGAATTTACCAAGATTCCAATCCATCTTTGGGACGAGAGCGGTACTACCCAGGCCGCCATTGGCAGCCGGGTGGCATTGGGTACCAGCCGCAAGAAACGCAAAGGGCATCTGGATGACCTGGCGGCCAGCATTCTGTTACAGGATTTCCTGATCCAAAACGAGGATTGGGTTCGGGGCGAGGAGGACCATCATGGCTAA
- a CDS encoding DMT family transporter produces MTEKIDTTKQHHPVLATLAGIIFVSTASLFIRFAQAEASSLVIAAARLTVASLVLVPMALIRNKKRPVHLSWQEWGKGLLAGLFLALHFASWITSLEYTSIASSVVLVTTTPLWVALLSPMVLKEKIRQTVWIGLVISVVGGVIVGLANACQWDTTGLTCQAQGFTGQAMWGNALALFGAWMAAGYMLMGRQLRKKLDTISYTTLVYGTAAGILLGVLIIKAEPVFSYNSKTYLWLLALGIIPQLLGHSLLNWALKYISAAYVSLTLLGEPIGTSILAYIFLRESPTLLEGAGAVLVLVGIAIGSVRRTAARASEA; encoded by the coding sequence ATGACCGAAAAGATCGATACCACCAAACAACATCATCCCGTACTGGCCACGCTGGCAGGGATTATCTTTGTTTCCACTGCCTCACTGTTTATTCGGTTTGCCCAAGCTGAGGCTTCATCCTTAGTGATCGCTGCCGCCCGGCTGACGGTTGCCAGCCTGGTTCTGGTGCCGATGGCACTCATCCGTAATAAAAAAAGGCCTGTGCATTTGAGCTGGCAGGAATGGGGAAAAGGATTGCTCGCCGGGTTGTTCCTGGCCTTGCACTTCGCATCCTGGATCACGTCATTGGAATATACCTCGATTGCCAGTTCCGTCGTGTTGGTGACCACCACACCGTTGTGGGTCGCCCTGCTGTCACCGATGGTCCTTAAGGAGAAAATCCGGCAGACCGTGTGGATTGGCCTGGTGATCTCTGTGGTGGGTGGGGTGATTGTGGGTCTGGCGAACGCCTGTCAGTGGGATACCACTGGACTCACTTGCCAGGCACAGGGTTTTACTGGTCAGGCCATGTGGGGGAACGCTCTGGCGCTGTTTGGGGCTTGGATGGCTGCCGGGTATATGCTGATGGGTCGTCAATTGCGCAAGAAGCTTGATACGATTTCTTATACTACCTTGGTTTATGGCACCGCAGCAGGGATCCTATTGGGTGTGCTTATTATCAAGGCCGAACCCGTTTTCTCTTATAACTCCAAGACCTATCTATGGCTGCTGGCATTGGGGATTATCCCGCAGTTGCTGGGACATTCCCTGTTAAATTGGGCCTTGAAGTATATTTCTGCGGCCTATGTCTCGCTGACCTTGTTGGGGGAACCAATCGGCACTTCAATTCTGGCATATATCTTCCTAAGAGAAAGCCCCACACTCCTGGAAGGGGCGGGGGCTGTATTGGTCCTGGTGGGGATTGCGATTGGCTCTGTGCGCCGGACGGCAGCCAGAGCTAGTGAGGCATAA
- a CDS encoding amidohydrolase family protein: protein MKKADLIFTNATVLTMDDQYHIYKPGALAVEGDSILAVGPEAEILEQYQSDNVMDCEAKILMPGLINAHTHVPMTLLRGLADDLRLDVWLMGYMMPVEREFVSPEFVRLGTQLACAESIRSGVTTFVDMYYFEADVAEATAEAGLRAICSESILKFPTPDAASYEDALKYAEEFIASWKGHPLIIPAIAPHAPYTCTDEILKACTDLALKYDVPLHIHIAETAGEVENIRKEFGMPVVPYVKKRGIFEAKVIAAHCVHIDEGEMRTIQHAHAGIAHNPSSNLKLASGFAKVKKMMDHKVNVGIGTDGPASNNDLDMIEEIRLASMVAKCESGDPTALPARQTLAMATSIGAKAIHIDHLTGSLVPDKRADLILLDLNELHNSPNFQRDPNGVYAQVIYAAKATDISDVMVNGQWLMRDRELLTLNENQLIADAQEYAKRIDTFLIEREQSVLSKLIAIGGAMQQESFEVQAKVHVKDPDIIIEALKKDSVEVIYSRHYHEFDTYFYFEDENQGRLRYREDEFIDESGEITNVRGRLTLVGVTREDAFDHDVMLSRSRYYAPATHSLRFYREYFDPRSEVDIEKDRIRFKIQYKGVDFYINIDTLIKPDLGHFLEVKSRTWSRDDAEKKSKIIAELIENLGASPEAAETEDYIEIVESHLK, encoded by the coding sequence ATGAAAAAAGCAGACCTCATCTTTACAAATGCTACTGTCCTGACCATGGACGACCAATACCATATCTACAAACCAGGTGCACTCGCTGTTGAAGGCGACAGCATCCTGGCTGTGGGACCGGAAGCGGAAATCCTGGAACAATACCAGTCCGATAACGTGATGGACTGCGAAGCTAAGATCCTGATGCCAGGGTTAATCAACGCCCACACGCATGTCCCCATGACATTGCTGCGCGGCCTGGCGGATGATCTGCGGCTGGATGTGTGGCTGATGGGGTACATGATGCCCGTAGAACGCGAATTCGTCTCACCTGAATTTGTCCGCCTGGGCACCCAACTGGCCTGCGCCGAATCGATCCGCAGTGGTGTGACAACCTTTGTGGATATGTACTATTTCGAAGCGGATGTTGCCGAGGCCACAGCTGAGGCAGGGTTACGGGCCATCTGCAGTGAATCTATTCTGAAGTTCCCCACCCCTGATGCGGCTTCTTATGAAGATGCACTCAAATACGCTGAAGAATTCATTGCCTCCTGGAAAGGCCATCCCTTAATCATCCCTGCCATCGCACCACACGCCCCCTATACCTGTACGGATGAGATTCTGAAAGCCTGCACGGATCTGGCACTGAAATATGATGTGCCACTCCATATTCACATTGCTGAGACGGCTGGCGAGGTAGAGAACATCCGCAAGGAATTCGGGATGCCGGTTGTGCCTTATGTCAAAAAACGCGGCATTTTCGAAGCTAAAGTGATCGCCGCACACTGCGTACATATTGATGAAGGAGAAATGCGCACAATCCAGCACGCCCATGCCGGCATTGCCCATAACCCCTCCTCCAACCTCAAACTGGCCTCCGGCTTTGCCAAGGTCAAGAAGATGATGGATCACAAAGTCAATGTAGGGATCGGCACGGATGGTCCCGCATCCAACAACGACCTGGATATGATCGAGGAAATCCGCCTGGCCTCCATGGTTGCCAAATGCGAATCCGGTGACCCCACGGCACTCCCCGCCAGGCAAACCCTGGCTATGGCCACCTCAATAGGTGCCAAAGCCATCCATATTGACCACCTGACCGGCTCACTGGTCCCCGACAAACGAGCTGACCTGATCCTGCTGGATCTGAATGAACTTCACAACTCCCCCAATTTCCAACGTGACCCCAATGGCGTTTATGCCCAGGTGATCTATGCTGCCAAAGCCACTGATATCAGCGATGTGATGGTCAACGGCCAATGGCTGATGCGGGATCGGGAATTGTTGACACTCAATGAGAATCAATTGATCGCGGATGCGCAGGAATATGCCAAGAGGATTGACACTTTCCTGATCGAACGGGAACAATCCGTTCTCTCCAAGCTGATTGCCATCGGCGGTGCGATGCAACAGGAGAGCTTCGAAGTCCAGGCCAAAGTGCATGTCAAGGACCCAGATATCATCATCGAAGCCCTGAAAAAGGATTCGGTTGAGGTCATCTACTCCCGTCATTACCATGAATTTGATACTTATTTCTACTTCGAAGATGAAAACCAGGGCCGCCTGCGCTACCGTGAGGATGAATTCATCGATGAATCAGGCGAGATCACCAATGTCCGCGGCCGCCTAACCCTGGTTGGCGTGACCCGTGAGGATGCTTTCGATCATGATGTGATGCTTTCCCGCAGCCGCTACTATGCCCCCGCTACCCACTCCCTGCGGTTTTACCGGGAATACTTTGATCCGAGGAGTGAAGTGGATATCGAAAAGGACCGCATCCGTTTCAAGATCCAATACAAAGGCGTGGACTTCTATATTAACATTGACACACTCATCAAACCCGATCTTGGTCACTTCCTGGAGGTCAAGAGCCGCACCTGGAGCCGCGATGATGCCGAGAAGAAATCCAAGATAATTGCGGAGTTGATCGAAAACCTTGGCGCTTCACCGGAAGCAGCAGAAACCGAGGATTATATCGAGATCGTTGAATCCCATCTCAAATAG
- the malQ gene encoding 4-alpha-glucanotransferase — protein sequence MKQNRAAGILLHPTSLPGPDGIGDLGPEAFRWIDFLHQSGCQFWQVLPLGPTGYADSPYQCFSAFAGNPYLISATILLDQGLLTKEDLADRPTFPLERVDYGPVIQWKLKIIAKAYQNFLSTSDEALQKDFELFKEVEKDWLAPFAIFMAIKTEHNLNPWDTWPEDLRQRKPEALKKFTQSHKDEIEQQAFAQFIFFRQWQAVREYAHEKGVRIIGDVPIFVAYDSADVWVHKDLFYLDKDGLPEVVAGVPPDYFSVTGQLWGNPLYKWDVHQAQGYEWWLSRLQAVLKQVDVVRLDHFRGFEAYWEIPYGNETAVEGRWVNGPGQDFFKVIKEKMGNLPIIAEDLGVITEGVTEMRDAFRLPGMKILQFAFASDPDDAFLPHNYPVNCVAYTGTHDNNTTRGWYEAAPEREKDFCRRYLARSGGDIAWSMIRVLWDSVAAWVLAPMQDFLSLGEWARMNYPGTSSGNWQWRMHPNAINEGLIARLHETNYLYGRLHEEEKAKLHDKMVADTEGQVMPH from the coding sequence ATGAAACAAAACCGTGCCGCAGGCATTCTCCTGCACCCAACCAGCTTACCCGGCCCGGATGGGATCGGTGATCTGGGACCAGAGGCCTTTCGCTGGATAGATTTTCTTCACCAATCCGGTTGCCAATTTTGGCAGGTTCTTCCCCTGGGCCCCACCGGTTATGCCGATTCACCCTACCAATGCTTTTCTGCCTTCGCCGGCAATCCCTATCTGATCAGCGCAACGATCCTCCTGGATCAGGGACTCCTGACTAAGGAAGATCTCGCGGATCGGCCCACCTTCCCCCTTGAACGGGTGGATTACGGACCAGTGATTCAATGGAAACTGAAGATCATCGCCAAAGCCTATCAAAATTTCCTCTCCACTAGCGATGAAGCCCTGCAGAAGGATTTTGAACTTTTCAAAGAGGTGGAGAAAGATTGGCTGGCACCATTTGCGATCTTTATGGCGATCAAGACCGAACACAACCTCAATCCCTGGGACACCTGGCCGGAGGACCTGCGCCAGCGTAAACCGGAAGCCTTGAAGAAATTTACCCAATCCCACAAAGATGAAATTGAGCAGCAGGCTTTTGCTCAGTTCATCTTCTTCAGGCAGTGGCAGGCTGTCCGTGAATATGCCCACGAAAAGGGTGTCCGGATCATTGGTGATGTGCCGATCTTTGTTGCCTACGATAGCGCAGATGTCTGGGTTCACAAGGATCTGTTCTATCTGGATAAAGATGGTCTGCCGGAGGTCGTGGCCGGCGTTCCACCAGACTATTTCTCCGTAACCGGTCAGCTTTGGGGCAATCCGCTCTATAAATGGGACGTCCATCAAGCTCAGGGTTATGAATGGTGGCTTTCACGCCTCCAGGCTGTCCTCAAACAGGTCGATGTGGTCCGACTGGATCATTTCCGCGGCTTCGAAGCCTATTGGGAAATCCCCTATGGTAATGAGACCGCTGTCGAAGGCCGCTGGGTCAACGGGCCAGGCCAGGACTTCTTTAAGGTGATTAAAGAGAAAATGGGAAACCTGCCGATCATTGCCGAAGACCTCGGGGTGATCACCGAGGGCGTGACCGAAATGCGGGATGCCTTCCGGCTGCCGGGGATGAAGATCCTCCAGTTTGCCTTCGCTTCCGACCCGGACGATGCCTTCCTGCCTCATAACTATCCCGTCAATTGCGTTGCCTATACTGGCACCCACGATAACAACACCACCCGCGGCTGGTACGAAGCTGCCCCCGAACGTGAAAAGGACTTCTGCCGTCGTTACCTCGCCCGCTCAGGGGGTGACATCGCCTGGTCCATGATCCGTGTCCTTTGGGACTCGGTGGCAGCGTGGGTACTGGCTCCAATGCAGGACTTCCTCAGCCTGGGAGAATGGGCACGGATGAATTATCCCGGCACATCCTCTGGCAACTGGCAGTGGCGGATGCACCCCAATGCGATCAACGAAGGCTTAATCGCAAGGCTACACGAAACCAATTATCTTTATGGCAGATTGCACGAGGAAGAAAAAGCTAAACTCCATGACAAGATGGTTGCTGATACGGAAGGTCAGGTTATGCCTCACTAG
- a CDS encoding ferredoxin family protein, translated as MTHIITSLCIRDGSCVTVCPVECIVPGNPQDEWPLYYIDPETCIDCGACIPECPFHAIFPEDEVPEAFLAQGNEIQSAPVGTAGFEETFDGHDYEGNPVHLEATRRLAADEEVDLTADIQTNYDFFEDGPGYDALDD; from the coding sequence ATGACTCACATTATCACCAGTTTATGCATCCGTGATGGCAGTTGTGTAACCGTTTGTCCGGTGGAATGTATCGTGCCCGGCAACCCGCAGGATGAATGGCCGCTCTATTACATTGACCCGGAAACCTGTATAGACTGCGGTGCATGCATCCCAGAATGCCCCTTCCATGCCATCTTCCCGGAAGATGAAGTTCCTGAGGCTTTCCTGGCCCAGGGCAATGAAATCCAATCCGCACCTGTCGGAACGGCTGGCTTCGAAGAGACCTTCGACGGGCATGACTACGAAGGCAATCCAGTTCATTTGGAGGCCACCCGCCGCTTGGCAGCAGATGAAGAGGTGGACCTCACCGCAGATATCCAGACGAATTACGATTTCTTTGAAGATGGTCCGGGCTATGATGCCCTGGACGACTAA